The stretch of DNA CAAGTAATTCAAGGATGCGATGAAGGTATTAAAACCATGAAGAAAGGTGAAAATGCACTTTTCACCATCCCTCCCAAGCTAGCTTATGGTGAATCTGGTTCGCCTCCAACAATTCCTCCTAATGCGACACTCCAATTTGATGTTGAGCTGTTGTCTTGGACTAGTGTGAAGGACATTTGTAAGGATGGCGATATATTTAAAAGGATACTTAGTGAGGGGGATAAATGGGATAACCCTAAGGATCTCGATGAAGTATTGGGTATACATATATATGGCTCATAAAATTCAGTTTATTTGATGCCTACGTAATTTAGCTTATTCTTAATTGTTGATTCATTTTACTCATTATCAATGCAGTTAAATACGAGGTTTGTTTGGAGGACGGAAAAGTTGTAGCAAAGTCTGATGGAGTGGAGTTCACTGTCAGTGAAGGTCAGTTGtttgtaaattttgttataatttgaCAAGGCAAGTTCATAATCTCATGACATGAAAGCATAGTCGCCCAAAACTCGAATCTGGGATTCAATGAAGTTAAAGGTATACCTTCAACAATGAAACCATAAACATATTAGAAAAGTTCAAAATATTTGAGAGAATCTGCACcatcttcttttccttttctccACCATAAATTCtttatttggtttttaaaaCCTTTTCGTGTTGCAGAAACCTAAAAAAAGCAATATTAAAGAAACAAGGCAAAGGACATCAGAATATATAGGTCAAAATAAGAAATGATGGATCTCAGATAAACAAATACAAACTAAGAAAAATGACCTGTTGATTAAGCACGCGAATTTTTTGCTCCATGTTAGGAATGATGTGCTTAGATGTTAAATCTTGCATTAAATCTTTGATCTGCAGGGCAAGAAAAATGAGGTAGCAAAATCTATAATTTAAACTTAAACCCTATATATTCAATCTAACTGTTGTAGAAGGTGGAAAATAGCAAAATACCTCATTGATATCATCAATGTTAAGAAAGCAATCAAGATCTTGATTAGGCGAGGTATCGGATATCTGTCACAAACTCCAGGAGACAATAGCATAAATTGCATATTTTCACATGAATTAGACTAAAATTTTGCATCGCCACAGAAAAATGAAGcaaataatcaatttttcatttaataagGAAAAAGAACAAGTTACAAGTCCTCCAAACAAACTTACTTGTGAAGCCCAAGGATTATCTTGATGCTTAATTGGAGCATCTATGGAAGAATTAATGCAAAGCATCAAACGGTCCTCATTTCTGTCAATATTTTACTTGGTCTgctaaagaagaagaaggaactCAAACAAGTTCAACACtacaggaaaaaaaaattatatctccATGGAAAAGAATGAATAATGCCCAAGGTTACATTGGGTTGCGGAAAACAACTGTCATATTCTCATTCTCTATATTGTTTTCTCAGAAATTCCATTTTCAGTCTTCACTCTCAGAGAATGAGAAAGGTTGAGGTTTGAAATTATTTAGCATCCTTCCACTACTTCTTTACAGAAAATCCTAATCTAACTAAGCATATTTGAAAACACTTTCACACCACTTCCCGATGCAAAATCACTGATTTTTAAGAAGCTACAATTTGTAGCTTTGGATTTGCCACACGTTTGGTATCATGCTACCGTGAAAACAAACAGGACATAAAACCTATGTAACGGCCGTGAATAAATATATGAAGGCCCTCTCTCTCTATTTtggaaatgaaaacaaaaaattacttgCACACCAGCATAACGCTTCCAGGCTTTATCAATCTTGTAATCTGTGGAAGTTAGGCGATAATTTGACAAGGCAAGTTCATAATCTCATAACATAAGAGCATGGTCGCCCAAAACTCGAATCTGGGATTCAATGAAGTTAAAGGTATACCTTCAACAATGAAACCATAAACATATTAGAAAAGTTCAAGATATTTGAATACTACATACATAGTATACATGTACTTTCCATCATACTTGAATTTTAACACCTCTTTCACATGGTAAGAAACCCATTGGATGTAAATAGATATATAAGGTAAAGTATAAAGTCAACGATCCCATAGAACAACATAAATCACATTTAGTAGCTAAGGGTTTTGCTCAAATCGAAGGTATTGATTATTTTCACACATATTCTACTGTTGCAAAACTCACTACGGTAAGATTACTCCTCTCTATTGCATCATTTCAAAATTGACATATTCATCAACTAGATGTCCACAATgcattgttacataataatttaGATGAAAAAGTTTACATGCAATTACCTCCAGATATCTCTAGCTCTAATCCTAACCATGTAtgcaaattattaaaatctttgtatattttaaaatagtctatTCGTCAGTAGTTTGCCAAACTATCCTCTGCTTTACATTTTGTAGGCTACTGCCAATCCGCATTTGatcatttgttatttattaaggcatataataacatatttacCACCTTAttgtttatgttgatgacattattgtTGCAGGTAATGATGTTGCAAAAGTTCAATCCATTAAGGTTTTCCTtcacaaatttttcaaaatccattAAGTATTTTTTGGGACTCGAAGTCGCTCGTTCTAAGGCTGGATTGCATATTTCACAAAGGAAATACACCTTAGACATCTTAAAGGAAGCTGGCCTCCTTGCTTCCTAACCAGCAAACATTCcaatgaagaaaaatataaagttttcaAATGGTGTAGGCCAATTACTCCCAAACCCGACTGCATATAGGAGACTTGTTGGAAAATTAATCTACCTCAACAACACATGTCCTGATATAAGTTTTCCAGTTCAGCAACTAAGTCAATATATGACAGCCCCTACTTCTCAGCATCATCAGGCTGCCATCCAAGTTCTTCAATACCTCAAATTATCTCCAGCACAAGGCATATtctttccttcttcttctccaCTTCAACTCAAGACTTTCTGCAATTCAGACTGGGCAAGCTGTCCGGATACACGCAAGTCAATTTCAGGTTTATGCATCTTCCTAAGCGACTCCCTCATTTCATggaaatcaaataaacaagcaATCGTCTCAAGATCTTCGACTGAAACTAAATATAGGGTCATGGCCTCCACTGTTTGTAAGATTCAATGGCTCATATATCTTCTCAATGACCTTCAAGTTCCGCATATCAAACCAACTTTGTTATATTGTGATAATTAATCAACAAAACATATTGCGCCCAATTCTTCATTCCACGAACGCACAAAACAAATTGAGCTCGATTTCCACATCGTTTGTGAGAAACTTCAGCATCAACTATTTCATCTCCTTCGAATATCTTCTTCTATTCAATAACAAATAACAAGCAATAATTCTAAAAACATGCAACAAATGTTGAATCAaacttcaaaagaaaaatatatagttgCGATAACCAAAAACAAATTTAGCTCAAACTTAATAAATCTCCCATAATACGGGAAGCGTGATTCTAATAATGTTTTCTGTACTTGTGAGTATATATCAGTGGGGTGAATGAGCAGTCACCTAATAAAAAACATTGACCCCATTAGACATCCTAGAGAACTCTCACAACTTAAGCCCAATAATCCTCAAATCAGTAGTGAGACATCTGACATCTCAACTAAGCGACTACACGCATAGAACTTTGTTTCTTAAGAGTTATGTTAACAGCTCTTCCAATACCATGTTGATAATTTCACACTATAATATCAAAAGTCAGCTTACAAAACaatggaaaaacaaaatatcacaaccaaatataaaataaaacgtTTACTTGTCCATACTTCAATTTAAGTGAATTTTTTCACATCTAATACAAACATTTAATATTAAGAGTTCAAGCAATCTTAGCTAAGCCTATTTCTATTCATCTCTGATAGTAGTTCTTACACAAAAAACTACAGTTAATGGGGGAAAGATTCAATCAAGTCAATTATGTTATTCGATATTCAATAGTAAATACGAAATGAATGTCCAACACCATTTGTTTCCATAATCCATAAACGATACAATGAGGACCAAACCCATAGAAATC from Cicer arietinum cultivar CDC Frontier isolate Library 1 chromosome 3, Cicar.CDCFrontier_v2.0, whole genome shotgun sequence encodes:
- the LOC101504991 gene encoding uncharacterized protein, whose protein sequence is MLCINSSIDAPIKHQDNPWASQISDTSPNQDLDCFLNIDDINEIKDLMQDLTSKHIIPNMEQKIRVLNQQVSATRKGFKNQIKNLWWRKGKEDGADSLKYFELF
- the LOC105851770 gene encoding 70 kDa peptidyl-prolyl isomerase-like gives rise to the protein MKKGENALFTIPPKLAYGESGSPPTIPPNATLQFDVELLSWTSVKDICKDGDIFKRILSEGDKWDNPKDLDEVLVKYEVCLEDGKVVAKSDGVEFTVSEGNDVAKVQSIKVFLHKFFKIH